The genome window CGCGCACTGCATTGGCCGTCCTATCAGGCATGAGCGTGAATGAGCTAGCGCAAGCGATTACCATGCAAGAGGCTAGCCGCTTGACCCAAGTTCCTGGCATCGGAAAAAAGACTGCTGAACGTCTTTGCTTGGAGCTCAAAGGCAAGCTTGCTCCTGATTTAGGAATGATTGGCGGCAAACCCCAGGCGATTGAAGCAAGTAGTGAAATATTGCAAGCGCTCTTGGCTCTCGGTTATTCAGAAAAAGAGGCACATCTCGCGCTTAAGCAAATCCCACCTGATACCTCGGTTTCCGACGGCATCCGTATGGGCCTGAAATACCTCTCGAAGTCTTAATCACTAGTTACTCAAACACCACTACACTTGCAGCATGGCAATCCACACAGAAGACCTTAGCTCTATTCCCGAAGATTTACCGGAGGGTAACGATCGCATTGTGAGCGGTGCCGCAGGTAACGCTGAGGCTGTCTTCGAAAGAGCATTGCGCCCAAAACAGCTCGATGAGTATGTTGGTCAAACGAAAGCTCGCGCCCAGTTAGAGATTTTCATTACCGCGACCAGAGCAAGACAAGAGGCTCTGGATCATGTTCTTTTGTTTGGCCCTCCTGGACTCGGCAAAACGACATTGGCGCACATCATTGCACGAGAGCTTGGCGTGAACTTGCGACAAACAAGTGGCCCCGTATTGGATAGACCAGGTGATCTTGCAGCCCTACTCACGAATTTAGAAGCCAATGACGTGCTCTTTATTGATGAGATTCATCGTCTCTCACCCGTTGTAGAAGAGATCCTCTACCCCGCTCTAGAGGATTACAGTCTGGATATCATGATTGGCGAAGGCCCAGCGGCACGCAGCGT of Polynucleobacter sp. AP-Nino-20-G2 contains these proteins:
- the ruvA gene encoding Holliday junction branch migration protein RuvA, translating into MIGRIQGILVSVHPPRLLVDCQGVGYEIDVPMSTLYQLPETNQKITLLTHFQVREDAQQLFGFATETEREAFRQLVKISGVGSRTALAVLSGMSVNELAQAITMQEASRLTQVPGIGKKTAERLCLELKGKLAPDLGMIGGKPQAIEASSEILQALLALGYSEKEAHLALKQIPPDTSVSDGIRMGLKYLSKS